Proteins encoded by one window of Manis pentadactyla isolate mManPen7 chromosome X, mManPen7.hap1, whole genome shotgun sequence:
- the GABRE gene encoding gamma-aminobutyric acid receptor subunit epsilon isoform X2, translating into MLAKVLLALLGTSAIFPWRIEGPHVESEKGPSVRDDDIYGPEPQAPEKKLPFEETKPPAISAHNSLGKLPTATQILNGILNNYDHKLRPGIGERPTVVTAELSVNTLGPISIVDMEYTIDITFYQTWYDERLRYNGSFESFVLNGNMVSQLWIPDTFFRNSKKTQEHSITVPNQMVRIHKDGKVLYTIRMTIDAGCTLYMLKFPMDSHSCPLSFSSFSYPESEMIYKWENFKLEINENNSWKLFQFEFTGVSNETETISTLAGDFIVMTLFFNVSRKFGFVAFQNYVPSSVTTMLSWISFWLKKESAPARASLGITSVLTMTTLGTFSRKNFPRVSYITALDFYIAICFVFCFCALLEFAVLNFLTYHHTKPRAPPKLRHV; encoded by the exons ATGTTGGCCAAAGTTCTCCTGGCCCTGCTGGGCACGTCTGCCATCTTCCCATGGAG GATCGAAGGACCTCATGTTGAATCAGAAAAGGGACCCTCTGTCCGTGATGATGACATCTATGGCCCTGAGCCCCAGGCTCCTGAGAAGAAGCTGCCATTTGAAGAAACAAAGCCCCCTGCCATCAGTGCCCATAACAGCCTTGGCAAACTGCCAACGGCCACTCAAATCCTCAACGGTATCCTGAATAACTATGACCACAAACTGCGGCCTGGCATTGGCG AGAGGCCCACTGTGGTCACTGCCGAGCTCTCTGTCAACACCCTTGGCCCTATCTCTATCGTGGACATG GAatacaccattgacatcaccttCTACCAGACCTGGTATGATGAACGCCTGCGTTACAATGGCAGCTTTGAGAGCTTTGTCCTGAATGGCAACATGGTGAGCCAGTTATGGATCCCGGACACCTTTTTTAGGAATTCTAAGAAGACCCAAGAGCATTCGATTACCGTTCCCAACCAGATGGTCCGCATCCACAAGGATGGCAAGGTGTTGTACACAATTAG GATGACCATTGATGCTGGATGTACACTCTACATGCTCAAATTTCCAATGGATTCCCACTCTTGCCCTCTGTCTTTCTCTAGCT TTTCCTATCCTGAGAGTGAGATGATCTACAAATGGGAAAATTTCAAGCTTGAAATCAATGAGAATAATTCCTGGAAGCTCTTCCAGTTTGAGTTTACGGGAGTAAGCAACGAAACTGAAACTATCTCAACCCTAGCTG GTGATTTCATAGTCATGACTCTTTTCTTCAATGTGAGCAGGAAGTTTGGCTTTGTTGCCTTTCAAAACTATGTCCCTTCCTCTGTGACCACAATGCTGTCCTGGATTTCCTTCTGGCTCAAGAAGGAGTCTGCTCCTGCCAGGGCCTCTCTAG GGATCACGTCTGTGCTCACCATGACCACGCTGGGCACCTTCTCACGGAAGAATTTCCCACGCGTCTCGTACATCACCGCCTTGGATTTCTATATTGCCATCTGCTTTGTCTTCTGCTTCTGTGCTCTGCTGGAGTTCGCTGTGCTCAACTTCCTCACCTACCACCACACGAAACCCCGTGCTCCTCCAAAGCTTCGCCATGTATGA
- the GABRE gene encoding gamma-aminobutyric acid receptor subunit epsilon isoform X1: MLAKVLLALLGTSAIFPWRIEGPHVESEKGPSVRDDDIYGPEPQAPEKKLPFEETKPPAISAHNSLGKLPTATQILNGILNNYDHKLRPGIGERPTVVTAELSVNTLGPISIVDMEYTIDITFYQTWYDERLRYNGSFESFVLNGNMVSQLWIPDTFFRNSKKTQEHSITVPNQMVRIHKDGKVLYTIRMTIDAGCTLYMLKFPMDSHSCPLSFSSFSYPESEMIYKWENFKLEINENNSWKLFQFEFTGVSNETETISTLAGDFIVMTLFFNVSRKFGFVAFQNYVPSSVTTMLSWISFWLKKESAPARASLGITSVLTMTTLGTFSRKNFPRVSYITALDFYIAICFVFCFCALLEFAVLNFLTYHHTKPRAPPKLRHPRVQARALAARRALRHQEAFVCQIEDSEESDEEEGPSCPAQQSLGLGGHQLPGGCCKWCGKYCRAVPGREGSGWQRGRLFIHVYRLDSYSRVGFPVTFFFFSVLYWLVCLNL, from the exons ATGTTGGCCAAAGTTCTCCTGGCCCTGCTGGGCACGTCTGCCATCTTCCCATGGAG GATCGAAGGACCTCATGTTGAATCAGAAAAGGGACCCTCTGTCCGTGATGATGACATCTATGGCCCTGAGCCCCAGGCTCCTGAGAAGAAGCTGCCATTTGAAGAAACAAAGCCCCCTGCCATCAGTGCCCATAACAGCCTTGGCAAACTGCCAACGGCCACTCAAATCCTCAACGGTATCCTGAATAACTATGACCACAAACTGCGGCCTGGCATTGGCG AGAGGCCCACTGTGGTCACTGCCGAGCTCTCTGTCAACACCCTTGGCCCTATCTCTATCGTGGACATG GAatacaccattgacatcaccttCTACCAGACCTGGTATGATGAACGCCTGCGTTACAATGGCAGCTTTGAGAGCTTTGTCCTGAATGGCAACATGGTGAGCCAGTTATGGATCCCGGACACCTTTTTTAGGAATTCTAAGAAGACCCAAGAGCATTCGATTACCGTTCCCAACCAGATGGTCCGCATCCACAAGGATGGCAAGGTGTTGTACACAATTAG GATGACCATTGATGCTGGATGTACACTCTACATGCTCAAATTTCCAATGGATTCCCACTCTTGCCCTCTGTCTTTCTCTAGCT TTTCCTATCCTGAGAGTGAGATGATCTACAAATGGGAAAATTTCAAGCTTGAAATCAATGAGAATAATTCCTGGAAGCTCTTCCAGTTTGAGTTTACGGGAGTAAGCAACGAAACTGAAACTATCTCAACCCTAGCTG GTGATTTCATAGTCATGACTCTTTTCTTCAATGTGAGCAGGAAGTTTGGCTTTGTTGCCTTTCAAAACTATGTCCCTTCCTCTGTGACCACAATGCTGTCCTGGATTTCCTTCTGGCTCAAGAAGGAGTCTGCTCCTGCCAGGGCCTCTCTAG GGATCACGTCTGTGCTCACCATGACCACGCTGGGCACCTTCTCACGGAAGAATTTCCCACGCGTCTCGTACATCACCGCCTTGGATTTCTATATTGCCATCTGCTTTGTCTTCTGCTTCTGTGCTCTGCTGGAGTTCGCTGTGCTCAACTTCCTCACCTACCACCACACGAAACCCCGTGCTCCTCCAAAGCTTCGCCAT CCTCGTGTCCAGGCCCGGGCCCTCGCCGCACGCCGTGCCCTCCGGCATCAGGAAGCTTTTGTGTGCCAGATCGAGGACTCGGAAGAGAGCGATGAAGAGGAAGgcccctcctgcccagcccagcaGTCCCTCGGCCTAGGTGGCCACCAACTCCCTGGCGGCTGCTGCAAGTGGTGCGGGAAGTACTGCCGCGCGGTGCCCGGTAGAGAGGGCAGCGGCTGGCAGCGGGGCCGCCTCTTCATCCACGTCTACCGCCTTGACAGCTACTCGCGAGTTGGTTTCCCAGTCACCTTCTTCTTCTTCAGTGTGCTCTACTGGCTTGTTTGCCTTAACTTGTAG